In Rhododendron vialii isolate Sample 1 chromosome 9a, ASM3025357v1, the following are encoded in one genomic region:
- the LOC131301886 gene encoding uncharacterized protein LOC131301886 isoform X1, translated as MRLKKQKRHRRTVRFYTTCFGFREPFKVLCDGTFIHHLLVNRIAPADSALSNILGGAVKVFTTRCVLAELKSLGESYSESLKTARELITARCDHEKRKSAVACMMEVVGEKNLEHFFLATQDADLREKLQEVPGVPLIFGLRNALLLESPSAFQRQFAKSTEEGRLHMSEAEYKMLRMKNTLETEEAMKFADANQSEGDQNGGTQAMRKANDGGKRIGVKDEVQFKRKKAKGPNPLSCKKKKNLGLPTFVSKSESNDGSETIRSRSNKKRKRSRKGKKLEATNG; from the exons ATGAGATTGAAAAAGCAGAAACGCCACCGTAGGACTGTGAGGTTCTACACGACTTGCTTTGGCTTCCGAGAGCCCTTCAAGGTCCTTTGTGATGGAACTTTTATACATCACCTTCTTGTCAATCGTATTGCACCGGCCGATTCTGCACTCTCAAATATCCTTGGTGGTGCTGTCAAAGTATTTACTACCAG ATGCGTTCTTGCAGAGTTAAAGAGCCTCGGCGAATCCTATTCTGAATCTCTTAAGACAGCTCGTGAACTCATTACTGCGAG GTGTGACCATGAGAAGAGGAAGAGTGCTGTGGCTTGCATGATGGAAGTTGTTGGAGAAAAAAATCTTGAGCATTTCTTTCTTGCTACTCAGGATGCTGATTTGAGGGAGAAGTTACAGGAG GTACCAGGTGTTCCTCTTATATTTGGTCTGCGGAATGCCTTACTCCTCGAGTCTCCATCTGCATTTCAACGCCAATTTGCTAAATCTACAGAGGAAGGACGCTTGCACATGTCTGAAGCAGAATATAAGATGTTAAGAATGAAGAATACATTAGAAACAGAGGAAGCAATGAAGTTCGCTGATGCGAATCAAAGTGAAGGAGATCAAAATGGAGGGACCCAGGCAATGAGAAAGGCGAATGATGGAGGAAAGCGAATTGGAGTTAAGGATGAAGTTCAGTTCAAGAGAAAGAAGGCTAAG GGTCCAAACCCACTCTCAtgtaagaagaaaaagaatcttGGGCTTCCAACTTTTGTTTCTAAAAGT GAAAGCAATGATGGCAGTGAAACCATAAGAAGCAGGagcaacaaaaaaaggaaaagatcaCGTAAGGGGAAAAAGCTTGAAGCGACAAATGGTTAG
- the LOC131301886 gene encoding uncharacterized protein LOC131301886 isoform X2, whose protein sequence is MELLYITFLSIVLHRPILHSQISLVVLSKYLLPELKSLGESYSESLKTARELITARCDHEKRKSAVACMMEVVGEKNLEHFFLATQDADLREKLQEVPGVPLIFGLRNALLLESPSAFQRQFAKSTEEGRLHMSEAEYKMLRMKNTLETEEAMKFADANQSEGDQNGGTQAMRKANDGGKRIGVKDEVQFKRKKAKGPNPLSCKKKKNLGLPTFVSKSESNDGSETIRSRSNKKRKRSRKGKKLEATNG, encoded by the exons ATGGAACTTTTATACATCACCTTCTTGTCAATCGTATTGCACCGGCCGATTCTGCACTCTCAAATATCCTTGGTGGTGCTGTCAAAGTATTTACTACCAG AGTTAAAGAGCCTCGGCGAATCCTATTCTGAATCTCTTAAGACAGCTCGTGAACTCATTACTGCGAG GTGTGACCATGAGAAGAGGAAGAGTGCTGTGGCTTGCATGATGGAAGTTGTTGGAGAAAAAAATCTTGAGCATTTCTTTCTTGCTACTCAGGATGCTGATTTGAGGGAGAAGTTACAGGAG GTACCAGGTGTTCCTCTTATATTTGGTCTGCGGAATGCCTTACTCCTCGAGTCTCCATCTGCATTTCAACGCCAATTTGCTAAATCTACAGAGGAAGGACGCTTGCACATGTCTGAAGCAGAATATAAGATGTTAAGAATGAAGAATACATTAGAAACAGAGGAAGCAATGAAGTTCGCTGATGCGAATCAAAGTGAAGGAGATCAAAATGGAGGGACCCAGGCAATGAGAAAGGCGAATGATGGAGGAAAGCGAATTGGAGTTAAGGATGAAGTTCAGTTCAAGAGAAAGAAGGCTAAG GGTCCAAACCCACTCTCAtgtaagaagaaaaagaatcttGGGCTTCCAACTTTTGTTTCTAAAAGT GAAAGCAATGATGGCAGTGAAACCATAAGAAGCAGGagcaacaaaaaaaggaaaagatcaCGTAAGGGGAAAAAGCTTGAAGCGACAAATGGTTAG